Proteins encoded together in one Carya illinoinensis cultivar Pawnee chromosome 3, C.illinoinensisPawnee_v1, whole genome shotgun sequence window:
- the LOC122304612 gene encoding glycine-rich cell wall structural protein 1-like, translating into MDVSSKWLPLSLLLMCIVLHVSAISLGDDKLDKTRYHDDDCRFGSQQRCGGRWGGRGGGLGGGHGGGRGGGIGGGVGGGGGLGGGGGVGGGVGHGGGIGGGVGGGGVGGGLGHGGGTGGGIGGGGGGGGGGVVGGFGHGRGFGAGGGVGGGGGGGGVGRGSSHGGGFGASGGLGGGAGSGIGGGSGHGGGIGAGGGLGGGGGGSGGGIGVGA; encoded by the coding sequence ATGGATGTCTCTTCGAAATGGCTCCCTCTGAGTCTTCTTCTCATGTGCATTGTCCTTCATGTGAGTGCAATCAGTCTTGGAGATGACAAGCTTGACAAAACTAGGTACCATGATGATGATTGTCGATTTGGGAGCCAACAACGATGTGGTGGTAGGTGGGGTGGTCGTGGAGGAGGGCTAGGAGGTGGTCACGGTGGTGGAAGAGGTGGTGGCATTGGGGGAGGtgttggaggaggaggaggtttaggtggtggtggaggtgtTGGAGGTGGTGTAGGTCATGGTGGTGGTATTGGAGGGGGTGTAGGAGGTGGTGGTGTTGGAGGTGGTTTGGGTCATGGTGGTGGAACTGGAGGAGGAATTGGGGGcggtggtggaggtggtggtggtggagttGTTGGGGGTTTTGGACACGGTAGAGGCTTTGGAGCTGGAGGTGGTGTAGgcggtggaggtggaggtggcgGTGTAGGCAGAGGATCTAGCCATGGGGGTGGGTTTGGTGCAAGTGGAGGTTTAGGAGGTGGAGCTGGTAGTGGTATAGGTGGAGGGTCAGGTCATGGCGGTGGGATTGGTGCAGGTGGGGGTCttggaggtggtggtggtggttctGGAGGAGGCATAGGGGTGGGTGCATGA
- the LOC122304613 gene encoding glycine-rich cell wall structural protein 1-like: MWWQWVGVLEVVGGGLGGGSGVGGGVGGGAGGGVGGAGFGGGGGGGGLGQGGGFGAGGGLGGGGEGGGVGGGAISSFGGGGGGGGVGGGSGQGGGFGVGRGVGGGGGAGEGGSGGRGGGFGVGIGIGIGVGTGVGVGAGQGFSSGGGGR; this comes from the exons ATGTGGTGGCAATGG GTGGGGGTGTTGGAGGTGGTGGGGGGAGGTCTTGGTGGTGGTTCTGGGGTTGGGGGCGGTGTTGGAGGGGGAGCAGGAGGGGGTGTAGGCGGTGCTGGCTTTGGTGGAGGGGGAGGAGGTGGTGGTTTAGGTCAGGGTGGAGGTTTTGGAGCTGGGGGAGGTTTAGGTGGTGGAGGTGAAg GTGGTGGTGTGGGAGGTGGAGCTATTAGCAGttttggaggaggaggaggtggtggtggtgtaggTGGAGGATCAGGTCAAGGTGGTGGGTTTGGTGTAGGCAGAGGTGttggaggtggtggtggtgcaggAGAAGGTGGCAGCGGAGGCCGTGGTGGAGGATTTGGAGTTGGAATTGGCATTGGCATTGGAGTTGGAACTGGTGTTGGTGTTGGTGCAGGCCAGGGATTCAGCAGTGGTGGTGGTGGACGTTGA